A stretch of the Metopolophium dirhodum isolate CAU chromosome 8, ASM1992520v1, whole genome shotgun sequence genome encodes the following:
- the LOC132951432 gene encoding lysosomal acid phosphatase-like isoform X2, which translates to MLKYKTDPHKYAFPEGKMELTKKGKHNMYKKGQLFRRLYNGFLSDLYLDSEILIKTTNTSRTFMSAAMVLAGMYPPKNYQKWSNSETVWQPIPIYSNSPDLANLFGKMEICPSIDSFVANLPQIIGYSDKNITALISFLSENCGQPMTGKNVFLLYDLFLCQIADGLSVPEWIKPYHLATMESISSKISKSIFENTSLLKLLAGPLLNEIGLNMESSSNNYNTTRKMYLYSGHDISIGMAMSFLGHTIEWPGFGASLHFHMYYDVTKGYTVKVFYFDRWDNEKGEEILIPICGNPCKFEDFKKLLTNNFSGSWEDECQKI; encoded by the exons ATGTTAAAATACAAGACAGACCCACACAAGTATGCTTTTCCAGAAGGAAAAATGGAATTAACGAaa AAAGGAAAGCACAATATGTACAAAAAAGGACAGTTATTTCGACGCTTATATAATGGTTTCTTAAGTGACTTATATTTGGACAGTGAGATTTTAATCAAAACTACCAACACAAGTCGGACATTCATGTCAGCGGCAATGGTTTTGGCAGGAATGTATCCACCAAAGAATTATCAAAAATGGTCAAACTCAGAAACTGTGTGGCAGCCTATTCCCATTTACAGCAATTCACCAGATCTCGCAAAT TTATTCGGTAAAATGGAAATATGTCCGTCTATTGATTCTTTTGTCGCAAATCTCCCACAAATAATAGGTTATTCGGACAAAAATATAACAGCACTGATATCATTTTTGTCGGAAAATTGCGGACAACCGATGACCGGCAAAAATGTTTTTCTACTGTACGACCTTTTTTTGTGTCAA ATAGCTGATGGCTTATCAGTGCCAGAATGGATTAAACCTTACCACCTTGCAACAATGGAATCAATTTCTTCAAAAATTTctaaaagtatttttgaaaatacaagTTTATTGAAATTACTTGCAG gACCTCTGCTAAATGAAATTGGTTTGAACATGGAATCaagttcaaataattataatacaacgagaaaaatgtatctttattcGGGGCACGATATTAGCATAGGAATGGCAATGAGCTTTCTTGGCCATACTATTGAATGGCCGGGTTTCGGTGCTTCGTTACATTTCCATATGTATTACGACGTAACAAAAGGATACACAGTTAAG gtATTCTATTTTGATCGATGGGACAATGAAAAGGGTGAAGAAATCTTAATACCTATTTGTGGTAATCCTTGCAAATTTGAAGACTTCAAAAAACTTTTGACTAATAATTTCTCTGGAAGTTGGGAAGATGAgtgtcaaaaaatataa
- the LOC132951432 gene encoding lysosomal acid phosphatase-like isoform X1: MALNFKKVTFIVGLSLTVIVICSVLYVFTVGWEQQNNDVVGPGRFSDPSLKFVTVLFRHGNRAPMLKYKTDPHKYAFPEGKMELTKKGKHNMYKKGQLFRRLYNGFLSDLYLDSEILIKTTNTSRTFMSAAMVLAGMYPPKNYQKWSNSETVWQPIPIYSNSPDLANLFGKMEICPSIDSFVANLPQIIGYSDKNITALISFLSENCGQPMTGKNVFLLYDLFLCQIADGLSVPEWIKPYHLATMESISSKISKSIFENTSLLKLLAGPLLNEIGLNMESSSNNYNTTRKMYLYSGHDISIGMAMSFLGHTIEWPGFGASLHFHMYYDVTKGYTVKVFYFDRWDNEKGEEILIPICGNPCKFEDFKKLLTNNFSGSWEDECQKI, encoded by the exons ATGGCACTAAATTTCAAAAAGGTCACTTTTATTGTTGGTTTGTCACTAACTGTCATTGTCATCTGCAGTGTTCTGTACGTGTTCACTGTAGGATGGGAACAACAAAATAACGACGTCGTGGGACCTGGACGATTTTCAGATCCTTCACTCAAATTCGTCACCgta cTGTTCCGTCATGGAAATCGAGCACCAATGTTAAAATACAAGACAGACCCACACAAGTATGCTTTTCCAGAAGGAAAAATGGAATTAACGAaa AAAGGAAAGCACAATATGTACAAAAAAGGACAGTTATTTCGACGCTTATATAATGGTTTCTTAAGTGACTTATATTTGGACAGTGAGATTTTAATCAAAACTACCAACACAAGTCGGACATTCATGTCAGCGGCAATGGTTTTGGCAGGAATGTATCCACCAAAGAATTATCAAAAATGGTCAAACTCAGAAACTGTGTGGCAGCCTATTCCCATTTACAGCAATTCACCAGATCTCGCAAAT TTATTCGGTAAAATGGAAATATGTCCGTCTATTGATTCTTTTGTCGCAAATCTCCCACAAATAATAGGTTATTCGGACAAAAATATAACAGCACTGATATCATTTTTGTCGGAAAATTGCGGACAACCGATGACCGGCAAAAATGTTTTTCTACTGTACGACCTTTTTTTGTGTCAA ATAGCTGATGGCTTATCAGTGCCAGAATGGATTAAACCTTACCACCTTGCAACAATGGAATCAATTTCTTCAAAAATTTctaaaagtatttttgaaaatacaagTTTATTGAAATTACTTGCAG gACCTCTGCTAAATGAAATTGGTTTGAACATGGAATCaagttcaaataattataatacaacgagaaaaatgtatctttattcGGGGCACGATATTAGCATAGGAATGGCAATGAGCTTTCTTGGCCATACTATTGAATGGCCGGGTTTCGGTGCTTCGTTACATTTCCATATGTATTACGACGTAACAAAAGGATACACAGTTAAG gtATTCTATTTTGATCGATGGGACAATGAAAAGGGTGAAGAAATCTTAATACCTATTTGTGGTAATCCTTGCAAATTTGAAGACTTCAAAAAACTTTTGACTAATAATTTCTCTGGAAGTTGGGAAGATGAgtgtcaaaaaatataa
- the LOC132951132 gene encoding uncharacterized protein LOC132951132, whose amino-acid sequence MASSSERVYKYIAPAPPAELIDCTNYTIDFVNRKFLQVGIDPTHEFNVSVRIITPSRFVNISVDFLKRIYSLMGHILSHILDTTVKYKRFIFLENEFVLLTSMIYRGECMLVIESKVEHGCRILLSPKELMAIQNMEWTIFETVSRKTMVVRPMILLQLDQITEYFKNDYNIEKDATFEEFVAIIKGIQIELISKHVPKNKYSFINQIKLLATDQLAIGWMEKLNKSLKGVEENYGPEDFFSPPFTQSCMSRPSKQSKKTVNDEYDGPAPARDETKNLKDFFETYDSAMTPIEADNIADENSCFSQYLF is encoded by the exons ATGGCTTCAAGCAGTGAAcgggtatacaaatatattgcgcCTGCACCACCGGCCGAACTCATCGACTGTACCAACTACACAATCGATTTTGTAAATCGCAAGTTTTTACAAGTCGGCATCGATCCTACACATGAGTTCAATGTCTCTGTACGCATAATTACTCCGTCGCGTTTTGTAAACATTTCCGTGGACTTTTTGAAACGTATATATTCATTGATGGGGCATATTCTATCACATATACTGGATACTACAGTAAAAtacaaaagatttatttttctgGAGAACGAATTTGTTTTGCTTACGTCTATGATATATAGAGGGGAGTGTATGTTGGTGATAGAATCAAAAGTTGAACATGGATGTAGAATTTTATTAAGTCCGAAAGAACTAATGGCAATTCAAAACATGGAGTGGACTATTTTCGAAACCGTAAGCAGAAAAACGATGGTCGTACGGCCAATGATTCTATTACAACTTGATCAGATAacggaatattttaaaaatgattataatattgaaaaagacGCGACATTCGAAGAATTTGTAGCAATAATCAAaggaattcaaattgaattaatatctaaACATGTACCGAAgaacaaatatagttttataaatcagATAAAACTGCTTGCAACTGACCAACTAGCAATCGGTTGGATGGAGAaacttaataaatcattaaaa GGTGTCGAAGAAAATTACGGTCCGGAAGATTTCTTCTCGCCTCCGTTTACTCAGAGTTGTATGTCTCGGCCAAGCAAACAGTCAAAGAAGACG GTGAACGATGAATACGATGGACCCGCCCCCGCCAGAGacgaaacaaaaaatttaaaa gattttttcgAGACATATGATTCAGCGATGACACCAATAGAAGCCGACAATATAGCAGACGAAAACAGTTGTTTTtctcaatatttgttttga
- the LOC132950033 gene encoding uncharacterized protein LOC132950033: protein MANNLIDCTTFFVDSNIFINIGLDPDFLLNCVICVSNNLQCVKMSVELYKSLNIALNNINFLLPSHLLLEEFKLISIEEYNGDNVLSIKCLQQDQDVQLTKENVLRILQLSDAIEEVIQMKNVYTRSTALNQASKIAMYLGKEMPLPKDTKINDVEDYLTRIDVQELKEQLPFAGLCLIADLKIKAVKQLARGWLSSSIETKPEVNRLTTRAFLARKRAKSIRRLSFHL, encoded by the exons ATGGCTAATAATCTGATCGATTGTActacattttttgttgatagcaatatttttataaatataggatTAGATCctgattttttgttaaattgcgTTATATGCGTCTCAAATAATTTGCAGTGTGTTAAAATGAgtgttgaattatataaatctcTAAATATAGCTCTTAACAACATAAATTTTTTACTACCATCTCATTTACTGTTGGAGGAGTTTAAATTGATATCAATAGAAGAATACAACGGTGACAACGTTCTCTCAATAAAGTGTTTGCAACAGGATCAAGATGTGCAATTAACTAAAGAGAATGTTTTAAGGATCTTGCAATTAAGTGATGCCATTGAAGAAGTTATTCagatgaaaaatgtatacacacgGTCTACTGCATTAAATCAGGCCAGTAAAATTGCAATGTATCTTGGAAAGGAAATGCCGTTACCcaaagatacaaaaataaacgaTGTTGAAGATTATTTGACCCGTATCGATGTCCAAGAATTGAAAGAACAACTTCCGTTCGCTGGTCTTTGTTTAATAGCAGATTTGAAGATTAAAGCAGTCAAACAATTGGCAAGGGGTTGGTTATCTTCTTCGATCGAAActaag ccTGAAGTCAACAGGCTGACGACGAGGGCATTCCTAGCACGTAAAAGGGCAAAATCAATCCGCAGATTAAGTtttcatctataa
- the LOC132951384 gene encoding uncharacterized protein LOC132951384 yields MDDSYLDVAAGYVDECKITQKNYHSFTPYSNMSFSNNDEIRISVLNMDSYTFPCESYLYIEGKVNKPTDAVGDVSFSNNGLAFLFSEMRYEINGVEVQKIKSPGISSCLKGYCSYTPNDLNALENAAWGSSLGSNDNNKNFMANNVFTGCVPLKHLFGFFEDYKKILLNCNQQLILNRSSTDFDTLHVTDNSEKNKKITVELTKILWKMPIIKNLGSLRISSAT; encoded by the exons atgGATGACTCGTATTTAGACGTAGCAGCCGGCTATGTCGACGagtgtaaaataacacaaaagaaTTATCATTCGTTCACCCCATATTCAAACATGTCTTTTTCTAATAACGATGAAATTAGGATAAGTGTTTTAAACATGGATTCTTACACTTTTCCGTGTGAGAGTTATCTGTACATCGAGGGAAAAGTAAATAAGCCTACCGATGCTGTTGGAGACGTTAGTTTTTCGAATAATGGATTGGCGTTTTTATTCTCCGAAATGCGATACGAGATAAACGGAGTAGaagtacagaaaataaaatcacCCGGAATTTCGTCTTGTTTGAAAGGTTACTGTTCATATACTCCAAACGACTTGAACGCGCTGGAGAATGCGGCTTGGGGGTCGTCGTTGGGtagtaacgataataataaaaatttcatgGCCAACAATGTGTTTACCGGCTGCGTTCCACTGAAACATCTATTTGGATTTTTTGaagattacaaaaaaatattacttaattgtaATCAACAATTGATTTTGAATCGCTCGTCAACCGATTTCGACACATTACACGTTACTGATAACtctgagaaaaataaaaaaattaccgtcGAACTGACTAAGATATTATGGAAGATGCCTATTATCAAA AACCTGGGATCTCTGCGAATATCCAGTGCTACCTAA
- the LOC132951385 gene encoding uncharacterized protein LOC132951385, which yields MSLVRRNNKNKGGGLINTLINKLPLEIHVPGYQYCGPGTNLKKRLAHGDKGINPLDSACRDHDIAYDRSNSITDRNEADYILEQRAWDRFKAKDSSLKEKAVAWGVTTAMKAKRKIGAGCGFKAGVKAVKNAIKKNIVPKKGGVLPLIPIFAGLSALGALTGGVSNVVKLANEFKRNTPTHLGGGLYLAPYKGNSYKIGSGLYLAPYKRGGGKKAKKN from the exons ATGTCACTCGTACGAAGAAACAACAAGAATAAGGGAGGAGGCCTCATCAACAcgcttataaacaaattaccaCTCGAGATTCACGTGCCCG gttatcaatattgtggACCGggaacaaatttgaaaaaacgtTTAGCTCACGGAGATAAAGGAATCAACCCCTTGGACTCGGCGTGTAGAGATCACGATATTGCGTACGATCGTAGTAACTCTATCACAGATCGTAACGAGGCCGACTATATATTAGAGCAGCGAGCCTGGGATAGGTTCAAGGCAAAAGATTCTAGTCTAAAAGAAAAAGCAGTGGCTTGGGGCGTGACAACAGCCATGAAAGCAAAACGTAAAATCGGAGCTGGATGTGGGTTTAAAGCGGGCGTCAAAGCAGTTAAAAAcgctataaagaaaaatatag TTCCGAAAAAAGGCGGCGTGTTGCCACTTATTCCGATTTTTGCTGGTTTATCGGCCTTGGGAGCTCTAACTGGCGGCGTTTCCAACGTAGTTAAGCTGGCCaatgaatttaaaagaaacacaCCGACGCATTTGGGCGGTGGGTTATATCTCGCTCCGTATAAGGGCAACTCGTACAAAATCGGTTCGGGTCTATATCTCGCCCCATATAAAAGAGGTGGAGGCAAAAAagcgaaaaaaaactaa